In Henckelia pumila isolate YLH828 unplaced genomic scaffold, ASM3356847v2 CTG_80:::fragment_1, whole genome shotgun sequence, one genomic interval encodes:
- the LOC140873810 gene encoding SPX domain-containing membrane protein At4g22990-like isoform X3, with product MVAFGKKLKQRRIEEWQGYYIDYKLMKKKLKQYLSPIEAGRLDHPHILNDFKRMLDNQQIETVVLFMLEQQGHLASKISHLSKEHESIQDEPDISKICELREAYRSAGHDLLKLLYFVEINAIGVRKILKKFDKRFGCKFTDYYVKTRANHPYSQLRQVFKHVGLGAVFGAISRNLADLQDRRGSYSSIYDQPPILLQDPVVDLIKSAIDRLTQSTNFLNFLGQHALIMQEELPSPSEELVDDQTYHFMSLLLNLMNTFLYMVNTYIIVPTADDYSMSLGAAATVCGIVIGAMAVAQIFSSVYFSAWSNKSYFRPLVFSSIVLFVGNVMYALAFDLNSLALLLIGRLFCGFGSARAINRRYISDCVPVKSRMQASAGFVSASALGMACGPALAGLLQTEFKIFGFTFNKVNLPGWVMALLWLVYMICLCVSFREPAREADANPNPNESSDVQDKIEKDLRQPLILPSTENEQDPDQECDVSTADQECDPSTVSLEDSRLPANSLGSAYRLLTPSVKVQLLIYFMLKYAMEILLSESSVITTYYFGWTTGTVSIFLACLGLMVLPINFIVGSYISNMYEDRQILLASEIFVLFGILFSFHLIIPYSVPQYVCSGLIMFVSAEVLEGVNLSLLSKVMSSRLSRGTYNGGLLSTEAGTLARVIADATITLTGYLGEMSKLLNVTVLPSLLICVGSIIATCFNYNSLY from the exons ATGGTTGCATTTGGGAAAAAGTTGAAGCAAAGAAGAATTGAAGAATGGCAAGG ATACTACATCGACTACAAATTAATgaagaaaaaattaaagcaGTACCTTAGTCCAATTGAGGCTGGAAGATTAGATCATCCACATATTCTAAATGATTTCAAGAGGATGCTGGATAATCAG CAGATTGAAACTGTTGTTCTGTTTATGTTGGAACAACAAGGCCATCTGGCAAGCAAAATCTCCCACCTGAGTAAGGAACACGAATCTATTCAGGATGAGCCTGACATATCCAAAATATGTGAGCTACGAGAAGCTTATAGGTCAGCTGGGCATGATCTTTTGAAGCTTCTCTATTTTGTTGAAATAAATGCCATTGGTGTGCGGAAGATCCTTAAGAAATTTGATAAGCGATTTGGGTGCAAGTTCACGGACTACTATGTGAAAACTCGAGCTAATCATCCTTATTCTCAGCTCCGACAAGTATTCAAGCATGTG GGATTAGGAGCTGTTTTTGGAGCTATTTCTCGCAATCTTGCTGATCTTCAGGACCGCCGAGGAAGCTACTCATCGATTTACGACCAACCTCCAATTCTCCTCCAG GATCCTGTTGTCGATTTAATAAAATCAGCCATCGATAGATTAACCCAATCAACGAACTTCCTCAACTTTTTGGGGCAACATGCACTTattatgcaagaagagttgccTTCTCCATCGGAAGAACTTGTTGATGACCAGACATACCATTTCATGTCGCTTctgctgaatttgatgaacacATTTCTTTACATGGTCAATACATATATTATTGTTCCAACGGCAGATGACTACTCTATGAGCCTGGGAGCAGCAGCAACTGTCTGTGGTATAGTGATTGGGGCAATGGCAGTCGCGCAGATATTTTCTTCGGTTTATTTCAGTGCTTGGTCTAATAAATCATACTTCAGACCTCTGGTATTTAGCAGCATAGTCCTTTTTGTGGGCAATGTGATGTATGCATTGGCATTTGATCTCAATTCTTTAGCATTGCTTTTGATTGGTCGCCTATTTTGTGG GTTTGGCTCTGCCAGGGCTATTAATCGCCGTTACATTAGCGACTGCGTGCCAGTCAAATCCCGGATGCAAGCATCAGCAGGTTTTGTTAGTGCTAGTGCTCTAGGAATGGCTTGCGGCCCAGCACTCGCTGGCTTACTTCAAACTGAATTCAAGATCTTCGGTTTCACATTTAATAAAGTCAATTTGCCTGGTTGGGTGATGGCTCTGTTGTGGTTAGTCTATAtgatatgcttgtgtgtttCATTCCGAGAACCTGCTCGTGAGGCTGACGCCAATCCCAACCCTAATGAATCTAGCGATG TGCAAGATAAGATTGAGAAGGATCTCAGGCAACCGTTAATTTTACCGTCGACTGAAAACGAACAAGATCCGGATCAAGAATGTGATGTGAGTACAGCGGATCAAGAATGTGATCCAAGTACAGTGTCTTTAGAGGACTCTCGCCTACCAGCCAACTCTCTTGGATCAGCCTACCGATTACTTACACCTTCAGTAAAG GTTCAGTTATTGATTTACTTCATGCTTAAATATGCAATGGAGATTTTACTCTCAGAATCGAGTGTCATCACAACCTACTATTTTGGTTGGACAACCGGAACAGTGTCGATTTTTCTTGCCTGCCTTGGCCTAATGGTTCTTCCGATAAACTTCATCGTCGGAAGTTACATAAGCAATATGTACGAGGATAG GCAAATATTACTGGCATCAGAAATTTTTGTCTTGTTTGGAATACTTTTCAGCTTCCATCTTATAATCCCTTACTCTGTTCCACAATATGTCTGCTCAGGCCTCATCATGTTTGTTTCTGCTGAAGTGCTGGAAG GAGTAAACTTGTCTCTCCTCTCCAAGGTAATGTCGTCGAGGCTTTCTCGTGGAACCTACAACGGTGGCCTGCTATCGACTGAAGCTGGAACACTTGCGCGAGTGATCGCAGATGCAACAATCACCCTCACGGGATATTTGGGAGAGATGAGTAAGCTCTTAAACGTGACCGTTCTACCTTCGCTCTTGATTTGCGTGGGATCCATCATTGCCACTTGTTTTAACTACAATTCTTTGTATTGA
- the LOC140873810 gene encoding SPX domain-containing membrane protein At4g22990-like isoform X4, with protein sequence MKKKLKQYLSPIEAGRLDHPHILNDFKRMLDNQQIETVVLFMLEQQGHLASKISHLSKEHESIQDEPDISKICELREAYRSAGHDLLKLLYFVEINAIGVRKILKKFDKRFGCKFTDYYVKTRANHPYSQLRQVFKHVGLGAVFGAISRNLADLQDRRGSYSSIYDQPPILLQDPVVDLIKSAIDRLTQSTNFLNFLGQHALIMQEELPSPSEELVDDQTYHFMSLLLNLMNTFLYMVNTYIIVPTADDYSMSLGAAATVCGIVIGAMAVAQIFSSVYFSAWSNKSYFRPLVFSSIVLFVGNVMYALAFDLNSLALLLIGRLFCGFGSARAINRRYISDCVPVKSRMQASAGFVSASALGMACGPALAGLLQTEFKIFGFTFNKVNLPGWVMALLWLVYMICLCVSFREPAREADANPNPNESSDVQDKIEKDLRQPLILPSTENEQDPDQECDVSTADQECDPSTVSLEDSRLPANSLGSAYRLLTPSVKVQLLIYFMLKYAMEILLSESSVITTYYFGWTTGTVSIFLACLGLMVLPINFIVGSYISNMYEDRQILLASEIFVLFGILFSFHLIIPYSVPQYVCSGLIMFVSAEVLEGVNLSLLSKVMSSRLSRGTYNGGLLSTEAGTLARVIADATITLTGYLGEMSKLLNVTVLPSLLICVGSIIATCFNYNSLY encoded by the exons ATgaagaaaaaattaaagcaGTACCTTAGTCCAATTGAGGCTGGAAGATTAGATCATCCACATATTCTAAATGATTTCAAGAGGATGCTGGATAATCAG CAGATTGAAACTGTTGTTCTGTTTATGTTGGAACAACAAGGCCATCTGGCAAGCAAAATCTCCCACCTGAGTAAGGAACACGAATCTATTCAGGATGAGCCTGACATATCCAAAATATGTGAGCTACGAGAAGCTTATAGGTCAGCTGGGCATGATCTTTTGAAGCTTCTCTATTTTGTTGAAATAAATGCCATTGGTGTGCGGAAGATCCTTAAGAAATTTGATAAGCGATTTGGGTGCAAGTTCACGGACTACTATGTGAAAACTCGAGCTAATCATCCTTATTCTCAGCTCCGACAAGTATTCAAGCATGTG GGATTAGGAGCTGTTTTTGGAGCTATTTCTCGCAATCTTGCTGATCTTCAGGACCGCCGAGGAAGCTACTCATCGATTTACGACCAACCTCCAATTCTCCTCCAG GATCCTGTTGTCGATTTAATAAAATCAGCCATCGATAGATTAACCCAATCAACGAACTTCCTCAACTTTTTGGGGCAACATGCACTTattatgcaagaagagttgccTTCTCCATCGGAAGAACTTGTTGATGACCAGACATACCATTTCATGTCGCTTctgctgaatttgatgaacacATTTCTTTACATGGTCAATACATATATTATTGTTCCAACGGCAGATGACTACTCTATGAGCCTGGGAGCAGCAGCAACTGTCTGTGGTATAGTGATTGGGGCAATGGCAGTCGCGCAGATATTTTCTTCGGTTTATTTCAGTGCTTGGTCTAATAAATCATACTTCAGACCTCTGGTATTTAGCAGCATAGTCCTTTTTGTGGGCAATGTGATGTATGCATTGGCATTTGATCTCAATTCTTTAGCATTGCTTTTGATTGGTCGCCTATTTTGTGG GTTTGGCTCTGCCAGGGCTATTAATCGCCGTTACATTAGCGACTGCGTGCCAGTCAAATCCCGGATGCAAGCATCAGCAGGTTTTGTTAGTGCTAGTGCTCTAGGAATGGCTTGCGGCCCAGCACTCGCTGGCTTACTTCAAACTGAATTCAAGATCTTCGGTTTCACATTTAATAAAGTCAATTTGCCTGGTTGGGTGATGGCTCTGTTGTGGTTAGTCTATAtgatatgcttgtgtgtttCATTCCGAGAACCTGCTCGTGAGGCTGACGCCAATCCCAACCCTAATGAATCTAGCGATG TGCAAGATAAGATTGAGAAGGATCTCAGGCAACCGTTAATTTTACCGTCGACTGAAAACGAACAAGATCCGGATCAAGAATGTGATGTGAGTACAGCGGATCAAGAATGTGATCCAAGTACAGTGTCTTTAGAGGACTCTCGCCTACCAGCCAACTCTCTTGGATCAGCCTACCGATTACTTACACCTTCAGTAAAG GTTCAGTTATTGATTTACTTCATGCTTAAATATGCAATGGAGATTTTACTCTCAGAATCGAGTGTCATCACAACCTACTATTTTGGTTGGACAACCGGAACAGTGTCGATTTTTCTTGCCTGCCTTGGCCTAATGGTTCTTCCGATAAACTTCATCGTCGGAAGTTACATAAGCAATATGTACGAGGATAG GCAAATATTACTGGCATCAGAAATTTTTGTCTTGTTTGGAATACTTTTCAGCTTCCATCTTATAATCCCTTACTCTGTTCCACAATATGTCTGCTCAGGCCTCATCATGTTTGTTTCTGCTGAAGTGCTGGAAG GAGTAAACTTGTCTCTCCTCTCCAAGGTAATGTCGTCGAGGCTTTCTCGTGGAACCTACAACGGTGGCCTGCTATCGACTGAAGCTGGAACACTTGCGCGAGTGATCGCAGATGCAACAATCACCCTCACGGGATATTTGGGAGAGATGAGTAAGCTCTTAAACGTGACCGTTCTACCTTCGCTCTTGATTTGCGTGGGATCCATCATTGCCACTTGTTTTAACTACAATTCTTTGTATTGA
- the LOC140873810 gene encoding SPX domain-containing membrane protein At4g22990-like isoform X1, protein MAVNMVAFGKKLKQRRIEEWQGYYIDYKLMKKKLKQYLSPIEAGRLDHPHILNDFKRMLDNQQIETVVLFMLEQQGHLASKISHLSKEHESIQDEPDISKICELREAYRSAGHDLLKLLYFVEINAIGVRKILKKFDKRFGCKFTDYYVKTRANHPYSQLRQVFKHVGLGAVFGAISRNLADLQDRRGSYSSIYDQPPILLQDPVVDLIKSAIDRLTQSTNFLNFLGQHALIMQEELPSPSEELVDDQTYHFMSLLLNLMNTFLYMVNTYIIVPTADDYSMSLGAAATVCGIVIGAMAVAQIFSSVYFSAWSNKSYFRPLVFSSIVLFVGNVMYALAFDLNSLALLLIGRLFCGFGSARAINRRYISDCVPVKSRMQASAGFVSASALGMACGPALAGLLQTEFKIFGFTFNKVNLPGWVMALLWLVYMICLCVSFREPAREADANPNPNESSDVQDKIEKDLRQPLILPSTENEQDPDQECDVSTADQECDPSTVSLEDSRLPANSLGSAYRLLTPSVKVQLLIYFMLKYAMEILLSESSVITTYYFGWTTGTVSIFLACLGLMVLPINFIVGSYISNMYEDRQILLASEIFVLFGILFSFHLIIPYSVPQYVCSGLIMFVSAEVLEGVNLSLLSKVMSSRLSRGTYNGGLLSTEAGTLARVIADATITLTGYLGEMSKLLNVTVLPSLLICVGSIIATCFNYNSLY, encoded by the exons atggcAGTAAACATGGTTGCATTTGGGAAAAAGTTGAAGCAAAGAAGAATTGAAGAATGGCAAGG ATACTACATCGACTACAAATTAATgaagaaaaaattaaagcaGTACCTTAGTCCAATTGAGGCTGGAAGATTAGATCATCCACATATTCTAAATGATTTCAAGAGGATGCTGGATAATCAG CAGATTGAAACTGTTGTTCTGTTTATGTTGGAACAACAAGGCCATCTGGCAAGCAAAATCTCCCACCTGAGTAAGGAACACGAATCTATTCAGGATGAGCCTGACATATCCAAAATATGTGAGCTACGAGAAGCTTATAGGTCAGCTGGGCATGATCTTTTGAAGCTTCTCTATTTTGTTGAAATAAATGCCATTGGTGTGCGGAAGATCCTTAAGAAATTTGATAAGCGATTTGGGTGCAAGTTCACGGACTACTATGTGAAAACTCGAGCTAATCATCCTTATTCTCAGCTCCGACAAGTATTCAAGCATGTG GGATTAGGAGCTGTTTTTGGAGCTATTTCTCGCAATCTTGCTGATCTTCAGGACCGCCGAGGAAGCTACTCATCGATTTACGACCAACCTCCAATTCTCCTCCAG GATCCTGTTGTCGATTTAATAAAATCAGCCATCGATAGATTAACCCAATCAACGAACTTCCTCAACTTTTTGGGGCAACATGCACTTattatgcaagaagagttgccTTCTCCATCGGAAGAACTTGTTGATGACCAGACATACCATTTCATGTCGCTTctgctgaatttgatgaacacATTTCTTTACATGGTCAATACATATATTATTGTTCCAACGGCAGATGACTACTCTATGAGCCTGGGAGCAGCAGCAACTGTCTGTGGTATAGTGATTGGGGCAATGGCAGTCGCGCAGATATTTTCTTCGGTTTATTTCAGTGCTTGGTCTAATAAATCATACTTCAGACCTCTGGTATTTAGCAGCATAGTCCTTTTTGTGGGCAATGTGATGTATGCATTGGCATTTGATCTCAATTCTTTAGCATTGCTTTTGATTGGTCGCCTATTTTGTGG GTTTGGCTCTGCCAGGGCTATTAATCGCCGTTACATTAGCGACTGCGTGCCAGTCAAATCCCGGATGCAAGCATCAGCAGGTTTTGTTAGTGCTAGTGCTCTAGGAATGGCTTGCGGCCCAGCACTCGCTGGCTTACTTCAAACTGAATTCAAGATCTTCGGTTTCACATTTAATAAAGTCAATTTGCCTGGTTGGGTGATGGCTCTGTTGTGGTTAGTCTATAtgatatgcttgtgtgtttCATTCCGAGAACCTGCTCGTGAGGCTGACGCCAATCCCAACCCTAATGAATCTAGCGATG TGCAAGATAAGATTGAGAAGGATCTCAGGCAACCGTTAATTTTACCGTCGACTGAAAACGAACAAGATCCGGATCAAGAATGTGATGTGAGTACAGCGGATCAAGAATGTGATCCAAGTACAGTGTCTTTAGAGGACTCTCGCCTACCAGCCAACTCTCTTGGATCAGCCTACCGATTACTTACACCTTCAGTAAAG GTTCAGTTATTGATTTACTTCATGCTTAAATATGCAATGGAGATTTTACTCTCAGAATCGAGTGTCATCACAACCTACTATTTTGGTTGGACAACCGGAACAGTGTCGATTTTTCTTGCCTGCCTTGGCCTAATGGTTCTTCCGATAAACTTCATCGTCGGAAGTTACATAAGCAATATGTACGAGGATAG GCAAATATTACTGGCATCAGAAATTTTTGTCTTGTTTGGAATACTTTTCAGCTTCCATCTTATAATCCCTTACTCTGTTCCACAATATGTCTGCTCAGGCCTCATCATGTTTGTTTCTGCTGAAGTGCTGGAAG GAGTAAACTTGTCTCTCCTCTCCAAGGTAATGTCGTCGAGGCTTTCTCGTGGAACCTACAACGGTGGCCTGCTATCGACTGAAGCTGGAACACTTGCGCGAGTGATCGCAGATGCAACAATCACCCTCACGGGATATTTGGGAGAGATGAGTAAGCTCTTAAACGTGACCGTTCTACCTTCGCTCTTGATTTGCGTGGGATCCATCATTGCCACTTGTTTTAACTACAATTCTTTGTATTGA
- the LOC140873810 gene encoding SPX domain-containing membrane protein At4g22990-like isoform X2: protein MAVNMVAFGKKLKQRRIEEWQGYYIDYKLMKKKLKQYLSPIEAGRLDHPHILNDFKRMLDNQIETVVLFMLEQQGHLASKISHLSKEHESIQDEPDISKICELREAYRSAGHDLLKLLYFVEINAIGVRKILKKFDKRFGCKFTDYYVKTRANHPYSQLRQVFKHVGLGAVFGAISRNLADLQDRRGSYSSIYDQPPILLQDPVVDLIKSAIDRLTQSTNFLNFLGQHALIMQEELPSPSEELVDDQTYHFMSLLLNLMNTFLYMVNTYIIVPTADDYSMSLGAAATVCGIVIGAMAVAQIFSSVYFSAWSNKSYFRPLVFSSIVLFVGNVMYALAFDLNSLALLLIGRLFCGFGSARAINRRYISDCVPVKSRMQASAGFVSASALGMACGPALAGLLQTEFKIFGFTFNKVNLPGWVMALLWLVYMICLCVSFREPAREADANPNPNESSDVQDKIEKDLRQPLILPSTENEQDPDQECDVSTADQECDPSTVSLEDSRLPANSLGSAYRLLTPSVKVQLLIYFMLKYAMEILLSESSVITTYYFGWTTGTVSIFLACLGLMVLPINFIVGSYISNMYEDRQILLASEIFVLFGILFSFHLIIPYSVPQYVCSGLIMFVSAEVLEGVNLSLLSKVMSSRLSRGTYNGGLLSTEAGTLARVIADATITLTGYLGEMSKLLNVTVLPSLLICVGSIIATCFNYNSLY from the exons atggcAGTAAACATGGTTGCATTTGGGAAAAAGTTGAAGCAAAGAAGAATTGAAGAATGGCAAGG ATACTACATCGACTACAAATTAATgaagaaaaaattaaagcaGTACCTTAGTCCAATTGAGGCTGGAAGATTAGATCATCCACATATTCTAAATGATTTCAAGAGGATGCTGGATAATCAG ATTGAAACTGTTGTTCTGTTTATGTTGGAACAACAAGGCCATCTGGCAAGCAAAATCTCCCACCTGAGTAAGGAACACGAATCTATTCAGGATGAGCCTGACATATCCAAAATATGTGAGCTACGAGAAGCTTATAGGTCAGCTGGGCATGATCTTTTGAAGCTTCTCTATTTTGTTGAAATAAATGCCATTGGTGTGCGGAAGATCCTTAAGAAATTTGATAAGCGATTTGGGTGCAAGTTCACGGACTACTATGTGAAAACTCGAGCTAATCATCCTTATTCTCAGCTCCGACAAGTATTCAAGCATGTG GGATTAGGAGCTGTTTTTGGAGCTATTTCTCGCAATCTTGCTGATCTTCAGGACCGCCGAGGAAGCTACTCATCGATTTACGACCAACCTCCAATTCTCCTCCAG GATCCTGTTGTCGATTTAATAAAATCAGCCATCGATAGATTAACCCAATCAACGAACTTCCTCAACTTTTTGGGGCAACATGCACTTattatgcaagaagagttgccTTCTCCATCGGAAGAACTTGTTGATGACCAGACATACCATTTCATGTCGCTTctgctgaatttgatgaacacATTTCTTTACATGGTCAATACATATATTATTGTTCCAACGGCAGATGACTACTCTATGAGCCTGGGAGCAGCAGCAACTGTCTGTGGTATAGTGATTGGGGCAATGGCAGTCGCGCAGATATTTTCTTCGGTTTATTTCAGTGCTTGGTCTAATAAATCATACTTCAGACCTCTGGTATTTAGCAGCATAGTCCTTTTTGTGGGCAATGTGATGTATGCATTGGCATTTGATCTCAATTCTTTAGCATTGCTTTTGATTGGTCGCCTATTTTGTGG GTTTGGCTCTGCCAGGGCTATTAATCGCCGTTACATTAGCGACTGCGTGCCAGTCAAATCCCGGATGCAAGCATCAGCAGGTTTTGTTAGTGCTAGTGCTCTAGGAATGGCTTGCGGCCCAGCACTCGCTGGCTTACTTCAAACTGAATTCAAGATCTTCGGTTTCACATTTAATAAAGTCAATTTGCCTGGTTGGGTGATGGCTCTGTTGTGGTTAGTCTATAtgatatgcttgtgtgtttCATTCCGAGAACCTGCTCGTGAGGCTGACGCCAATCCCAACCCTAATGAATCTAGCGATG TGCAAGATAAGATTGAGAAGGATCTCAGGCAACCGTTAATTTTACCGTCGACTGAAAACGAACAAGATCCGGATCAAGAATGTGATGTGAGTACAGCGGATCAAGAATGTGATCCAAGTACAGTGTCTTTAGAGGACTCTCGCCTACCAGCCAACTCTCTTGGATCAGCCTACCGATTACTTACACCTTCAGTAAAG GTTCAGTTATTGATTTACTTCATGCTTAAATATGCAATGGAGATTTTACTCTCAGAATCGAGTGTCATCACAACCTACTATTTTGGTTGGACAACCGGAACAGTGTCGATTTTTCTTGCCTGCCTTGGCCTAATGGTTCTTCCGATAAACTTCATCGTCGGAAGTTACATAAGCAATATGTACGAGGATAG GCAAATATTACTGGCATCAGAAATTTTTGTCTTGTTTGGAATACTTTTCAGCTTCCATCTTATAATCCCTTACTCTGTTCCACAATATGTCTGCTCAGGCCTCATCATGTTTGTTTCTGCTGAAGTGCTGGAAG GAGTAAACTTGTCTCTCCTCTCCAAGGTAATGTCGTCGAGGCTTTCTCGTGGAACCTACAACGGTGGCCTGCTATCGACTGAAGCTGGAACACTTGCGCGAGTGATCGCAGATGCAACAATCACCCTCACGGGATATTTGGGAGAGATGAGTAAGCTCTTAAACGTGACCGTTCTACCTTCGCTCTTGATTTGCGTGGGATCCATCATTGCCACTTGTTTTAACTACAATTCTTTGTATTGA